A DNA window from Streptomyces sp. CA-278952 contains the following coding sequences:
- the paaB gene encoding 1,2-phenylacetyl-CoA epoxidase subunit PaaB yields MSSSTDWPLWEVFVRSRRGLSHTHAGSLHAPDAEMALRSARDLYTRRSEGVSIWVVPSTGITASSPDEKDSFFEPAGDKPYRHPTFYEIPDGVKHL; encoded by the coding sequence ATGAGCAGCTCGACCGACTGGCCTCTGTGGGAGGTCTTCGTGCGCTCGCGCCGCGGACTGTCCCACACCCATGCGGGCAGCCTGCACGCGCCGGACGCCGAGATGGCCCTGCGCAGCGCCCGCGACCTTTACACCCGCCGCTCGGAAGGCGTCTCGATCTGGGTGGTCCCGTCCACCGGGATCACCGCCTCCTCCCCCGACGAGAAGGACTCCTTCTTCGAGCCGGCCGGCGACAAGCCCTACCGCCACCCGACCTTCTACGAGATCCCGGACGGGGTGAAGCACCTGTGA
- the pdhA gene encoding pyruvate dehydrogenase (acetyl-transferring) E1 component subunit alpha: MTVQELPGAAAYRPTPPPAWKPITDPAPLLPDPEPHRVLGTDAVADVDPGLLLRLHAELVRGRRYNAQATALTKQGRLAVYPSSTGQEACEIAAALVLEERDWLFPSYRDTLAAVARGLDPVEALTLLRGDRHTGYDPREHRIAPLCTPLATQLPHAVGLAHAARLKGDDVVALAMVGDGGTSEGDFHEALNFAAVWKAPVVFFVQNNGFAISVPLAKQTAAPSLAHKAVGYGMPGRLVDGNDAAAVHQVLGEAVARARRGEGPTLVEAVTYRMEAHTNADDATRYRVDSEVEAWKAHDPVRLLERELTERGLLDDEGIAQAKEAAERMAAALRDRMNADPELVPMDLFTHVYAEQTSQLREQAAALRAELDAEQDHDEHDAEAGR, encoded by the coding sequence ATGACGGTCCAAGAGCTGCCCGGCGCGGCCGCCTACCGGCCCACGCCGCCCCCGGCCTGGAAGCCGATCACCGACCCCGCCCCGCTGCTCCCGGACCCGGAGCCTCACCGGGTGCTCGGTACGGACGCGGTCGCCGACGTCGATCCCGGGCTGTTGCTCCGGCTCCACGCCGAGCTGGTCCGCGGGCGCCGCTACAACGCCCAGGCCACCGCGCTGACGAAGCAGGGCCGGCTGGCGGTCTACCCGTCGAGCACCGGCCAGGAGGCGTGCGAGATCGCCGCGGCCCTGGTTCTGGAGGAGCGGGACTGGCTCTTCCCCAGCTACCGCGACACGCTGGCCGCTGTCGCGCGCGGCCTGGACCCGGTCGAGGCGCTGACCCTGCTGCGGGGCGACCGGCACACCGGCTACGACCCGCGCGAGCACCGCATCGCTCCGCTGTGCACCCCCCTGGCCACCCAGCTCCCGCACGCCGTGGGGCTGGCGCACGCCGCCCGGCTCAAGGGCGACGACGTGGTGGCGCTCGCCATGGTCGGCGACGGCGGCACCAGCGAGGGCGACTTCCACGAGGCGCTGAATTTCGCGGCCGTCTGGAAGGCCCCGGTGGTCTTCTTCGTCCAGAACAACGGCTTCGCGATCTCCGTTCCGCTGGCCAAGCAGACCGCCGCCCCCTCCCTCGCCCACAAGGCCGTCGGATACGGGATGCCGGGCCGCCTCGTCGACGGCAACGACGCGGCCGCGGTGCACCAGGTCCTCGGCGAGGCCGTGGCACGGGCCCGGCGCGGCGAGGGGCCGACCCTGGTCGAGGCGGTCACCTACCGCATGGAAGCCCACACGAACGCCGACGACGCCACCCGCTACCGGGTCGACAGCGAGGTCGAGGCATGGAAGGCGCACGACCCGGTGCGGCTGCTGGAGCGTGAGCTGACGGAGCGCGGGCTGCTGGACGACGAGGGCATCGCGCAGGCGAAGGAGGCCGCGGAGCGCATGGCCGCCGCCCTGCGCGACCGGATGAACGCGGATCCGGAGCTGGTCCCGATGGACCTGTTCACCCATGTCTACGCCGAGCAGACCAGCCAGCTCCGGGAGCAGGCGGCCGCCCTGCGTGCCGAGCTGGACGCCGAGCAGGACCATGACGAGCA
- the paaN gene encoding phenylacetic acid degradation protein PaaN: MAAALTPQQLSETHRPTLDQALDAISTRAYWSPHPEHPKAYGEGGAAGSLGAAEGKAAFDAVLNTRLDLGQPGTDGWTGGEVSPYGPELGVEYPHADLDVLLPAMKAGTGAWRAAGPEIRALVCLEILSRISARTHELAHAVMHTSGQAFMMAFQAGGPHAQDRGLEAVAYAYREQVRTPETADWSKPQGKRDPLKLHKSFITSGRGIALVIGCNTFPTWNGYPGLFASLATGNPVLVKPHPRAVLPLALTVSIAREVLTEAGFDPNLVALAAERPGEGIAKTLAVRSEIRIIDYTGSTAFGDWLEENARQAQVYTEKAGVNTIVLDSTDDYRGMLANLAFSLSLYSGQMCTAPQNLLIPRDGIATDDGAKSYDDVVADIAAAVTGLLGDDARASALLGALVNPDVRARVEAAGELGEVALPSRTVANAEFPDAVVRTPVLVKLDGTKTDDGAAYLSECFGPVSFAVAVDSTSAAVELLRRTIRDKGAMTVGAYTTSPEVERAVEEVCLDESAQLSLNLTGGVYVNQTAAFSDFHGSGGNPAANAALCDGAFVANRFRVVEVRRQA, from the coding sequence ATGGCCGCCGCGCTCACCCCCCAGCAGCTGTCCGAGACCCACCGGCCCACGCTCGACCAGGCCCTCGACGCGATCAGTACCCGCGCGTACTGGTCGCCGCACCCCGAGCACCCGAAGGCCTACGGGGAGGGCGGCGCCGCGGGCAGTCTCGGCGCGGCCGAGGGCAAGGCCGCCTTCGACGCCGTCCTGAACACCCGTCTCGACCTGGGGCAGCCGGGCACGGACGGCTGGACCGGCGGCGAGGTCTCTCCGTACGGGCCGGAGCTCGGCGTCGAGTATCCGCACGCCGACCTGGACGTCCTGCTTCCGGCGATGAAGGCCGGCACGGGTGCCTGGCGGGCGGCGGGACCGGAGATCCGGGCCCTGGTCTGTCTGGAGATCCTTTCCCGGATCAGCGCCCGCACCCACGAGCTGGCCCACGCCGTGATGCACACGAGCGGCCAGGCCTTCATGATGGCGTTCCAGGCGGGCGGCCCGCACGCCCAGGACCGCGGCCTGGAGGCCGTCGCGTACGCCTACCGGGAGCAGGTCCGCACCCCGGAGACCGCCGACTGGTCCAAGCCACAGGGCAAGCGCGATCCGCTGAAGCTGCACAAGTCGTTCATCACGTCCGGCCGCGGCATCGCGCTGGTCATCGGCTGCAACACCTTCCCCACGTGGAACGGCTATCCCGGCCTCTTCGCCTCCCTCGCCACCGGCAACCCGGTGCTGGTCAAGCCGCACCCGCGCGCCGTGCTTCCGCTGGCCCTCACGGTGTCCATCGCCCGCGAGGTGCTGACCGAGGCGGGCTTCGACCCGAATCTGGTCGCGCTGGCCGCCGAGCGGCCCGGCGAGGGCATCGCCAAGACCCTCGCGGTCCGCTCCGAGATCCGGATCATCGACTACACCGGCTCCACCGCCTTCGGCGACTGGCTGGAGGAGAACGCCCGCCAGGCCCAGGTCTACACGGAGAAGGCCGGCGTCAACACGATCGTGCTCGACTCCACCGACGACTACCGGGGCATGCTCGCCAACCTGGCGTTCTCGCTCTCGCTGTACAGCGGTCAGATGTGCACCGCCCCGCAGAACCTGCTGATTCCCCGGGACGGCATCGCCACCGACGACGGCGCCAAGTCCTACGACGACGTGGTCGCCGACATCGCGGCCGCCGTCACCGGACTGCTCGGCGACGACGCCCGCGCGTCCGCCCTGCTCGGCGCGCTGGTCAACCCGGACGTCAGGGCCCGGGTGGAGGCGGCCGGTGAGCTGGGCGAGGTGGCCCTTCCCTCGCGTACGGTCGCGAACGCCGAGTTCCCCGACGCGGTCGTCCGCACGCCGGTGCTCGTGAAGCTCGACGGCACCAAGACCGACGACGGCGCGGCCTACCTCTCGGAGTGCTTCGGGCCGGTGTCCTTCGCCGTCGCCGTCGACTCGACGTCCGCCGCCGTGGAGCTGCTCCGCCGGACGATCCGCGACAAGGGGGCGATGACGGTCGGCGCCTACACCACGTCCCCCGAGGTGGAGCGTGCCGTCGAGGAGGTCTGCCTGGACGAGTCCGCCCAGCTCTCGCTGAACCTGACCGGTGGGGTCTACGTCAACCAGACCGCGGCCTTCTCCGACTTCCACGGCTCCGGGGGCAACCCCGCCGCGAACGCGGCGCTCTGCGACGGAGCCTTCGTCGCCAACCGCTTCCGCGTGGTGGAGGTGCGCCGCCAGGCGTGA
- a CDS encoding TrmH family RNA methyltransferase codes for MSSETGRTHETPTSAELRPAEPRPAEGSPAGPLQEEPLQYDDGYGQPVGVGPHPLPWPEGERYDPELLAQGDRRNVGDAYRYWTREAIVADLDLRRHGFHVAVENWGHDFNIGSVVRTANAFLAKEIHIVGRRRWNRRGAMVTDRYQHVRHHPDTADLTAWAAAEGLPIIGIDNLPGAVPLERTELPRRCVLLFGQEGPGLTEEAREYASMVCSIAQFGSTRSINAGAAAAIAMHAWVQRHADVPDPRETL; via the coding sequence GTGAGCAGCGAGACCGGCAGAACCCATGAGACCCCGACATCGGCGGAACTCCGCCCTGCGGAACCCCGCCCGGCGGAAGGCTCCCCGGCGGGGCCTCTTCAGGAGGAACCCCTCCAGTACGACGACGGCTACGGCCAGCCGGTCGGTGTCGGGCCGCACCCGCTGCCCTGGCCCGAGGGCGAGCGCTACGACCCCGAGCTGCTGGCCCAGGGCGACCGGCGCAACGTCGGTGACGCGTACCGCTACTGGACGCGGGAGGCGATCGTCGCCGATCTCGATCTGCGGCGGCACGGCTTCCACGTCGCCGTGGAGAACTGGGGCCACGACTTCAACATCGGCTCGGTGGTGCGGACCGCCAACGCCTTCCTGGCCAAGGAGATCCACATCGTGGGCCGGCGGCGCTGGAACCGGCGCGGGGCCATGGTCACCGACCGCTACCAGCATGTGCGCCACCACCCCGACACGGCGGACCTGACCGCGTGGGCGGCGGCCGAGGGGCTGCCGATCATCGGGATCGACAACCTCCCCGGCGCCGTACCGCTGGAGCGCACCGAGCTGCCGCGCCGCTGCGTCCTGCTCTTCGGCCAGGAGGGGCCGGGCCTGACCGAGGAAGCGCGTGAGTACGCCTCCATGGTGTGCTCGATCGCGCAATTCGGCTCGACCCGGTCCATCAACGCCGGCGCTGCCGCGGCCATCGCGATGCACGCGTGGGTGCAGCGCCACGCCGATGTCCCGGACCCGCGAGAGACCCTCTGA
- a CDS encoding HTTM domain-containing protein translates to MTIPSPSGPQNTGPRNSISQNTISQNTGPQNTGPQNVGMQPPAPRPAVPPSGGFGGSGGPGGGPARALQRVTASALGPYQSAVVRIGFAATYLFFLLRELPNRHELYGPDSPWHWDLARQLTKGNEAFSVLMWTDNTVWFEAVYALTLLSAAALLLGWRTRTMSVLFMVGVLSVQNRSIFMGDGGDNVVHLMAIYLVLTRCAQVWSLDARRAARDAQRAAAGLPPPRDIVGPVLWVLLGHVLVAATFMGGLGGTWWFPTLLWTIWLSAAAWWVVNRYLPHGEPRTLLDVLANLAHNATLAVIMAEVCLIYATAGWYKIQGSRWQDGTALYYPLNLDYFTPWPALSDVLGASGLMVMVLTYGTVIVQVAFPFTLFNRRVKNVLLVVMICEHAGIALLLGLPFFSMAMIAADAVFLPTAFLMWLGARATIGRRRLLSGLPGRSRTPGEPGEPGAACGPADPPEEAGPVKDGGGGTEEPRRQGGGGGHTLVG, encoded by the coding sequence GTGACCATCCCCTCGCCCTCCGGCCCACAGAACACCGGCCCGCGGAACTCCATCTCCCAGAACACCATCTCCCAGAACACCGGCCCTCAGAACACCGGCCCTCAGAACGTGGGCATGCAGCCTCCGGCTCCCCGCCCGGCCGTGCCCCCGTCCGGCGGCTTCGGCGGCTCCGGCGGTCCCGGCGGTGGCCCGGCCCGTGCCCTCCAGCGCGTCACCGCCTCGGCCCTCGGCCCGTACCAGAGCGCCGTCGTCCGGATCGGCTTCGCCGCCACCTACCTCTTCTTCCTGCTGCGCGAGCTGCCGAACCGCCATGAGCTGTACGGCCCGGACAGTCCGTGGCACTGGGACCTGGCCCGCCAGCTCACCAAGGGCAACGAGGCCTTCTCCGTCCTGATGTGGACAGACAACACGGTCTGGTTCGAGGCCGTGTACGCCCTCACGCTGCTGTCCGCTGCGGCCCTGCTGCTCGGGTGGCGGACGCGGACCATGTCCGTCCTCTTCATGGTCGGCGTGCTCTCCGTGCAGAACCGCAGCATCTTCATGGGCGACGGCGGCGACAACGTCGTCCACCTCATGGCGATCTACCTGGTGCTGACGCGCTGCGCCCAGGTCTGGTCGCTGGACGCGCGGCGTGCGGCGCGCGACGCGCAGCGTGCCGCGGCGGGCTTGCCGCCCCCGCGGGACATCGTGGGCCCGGTGCTCTGGGTGCTCCTCGGCCACGTCCTCGTGGCGGCCACGTTCATGGGCGGACTCGGCGGCACCTGGTGGTTCCCCACCCTGCTGTGGACGATCTGGCTCTCCGCAGCCGCGTGGTGGGTCGTGAACCGCTACCTGCCGCACGGCGAGCCCCGCACCCTGCTCGATGTGCTGGCCAACCTCGCGCACAACGCCACGCTCGCCGTGATCATGGCCGAGGTCTGCCTGATCTACGCGACTGCCGGCTGGTACAAGATCCAGGGATCGCGCTGGCAGGACGGCACCGCGCTCTACTACCCGCTGAACCTCGACTACTTCACCCCGTGGCCCGCCCTGTCGGACGTCCTGGGCGCCAGCGGGCTGATGGTGATGGTGCTGACGTACGGCACGGTCATCGTGCAGGTCGCCTTTCCGTTCACGCTGTTCAACCGGCGGGTCAAGAACGTCCTGCTGGTCGTGATGATCTGCGAGCACGCGGGGATCGCCCTGCTCCTGGGGCTGCCGTTCTTCTCCATGGCGATGATCGCGGCCGACGCCGTGTTCCTGCCCACGGCCTTCCTCATGTGGCTGGGAGCCCGCGCCACGATCGGCAGACGGCGGCTGCTCTCCGGGCTGCCCGGCCGGTCGCGCACACCGGGGGAGCCCGGGGAGCCCGGCGCCGCGTGCGGGCCCGCCGACCCACCCGAGGAGGCCGGGCCGGTGAAGGACGGCGGGGGCGGTACGGAGGAGCCCCGGCGCCAGGGTGGCGGCGGGGGCCATACGCTCGTCGGGTGA
- the paaC gene encoding 1,2-phenylacetyl-CoA epoxidase subunit PaaC: protein MSAALALGDDALVLSHRLGEWAGHAPVLEEEVALANIALDLLGQARVLLSLVGDEDELAYLREERAFRNLQLVEQPNGDFAHTIARQLYFSVYQHLLYERLAAGNSEFTGLAAKAVKEVAYHRDHAEQWVLRLGDGTEESRVRMRSGLDALWRFTGEMFQPVEGLDSPDSGVDWQALEAGWLAAVTDVVERAGLDLPAGRRSGGWAAGAGRQGLHTEPFGRMIAEMQHLHRSHPGASW, encoded by the coding sequence GTGAGCGCCGCCCTCGCCCTCGGCGACGACGCGCTGGTGCTCTCGCACCGGCTGGGGGAGTGGGCCGGCCACGCCCCCGTCCTGGAGGAGGAGGTGGCCCTCGCCAACATCGCCCTCGACCTGCTGGGCCAGGCCCGGGTGCTGCTCTCGCTCGTCGGCGACGAGGACGAGCTCGCGTACCTCCGCGAGGAGCGGGCCTTCCGCAACCTCCAGCTGGTCGAGCAGCCGAACGGGGACTTCGCGCACACCATCGCCCGGCAGCTCTACTTCTCCGTCTACCAACACCTGCTGTACGAGCGACTGGCAGCCGGCAACAGCGAGTTCACCGGCCTCGCCGCCAAGGCCGTCAAGGAGGTGGCCTACCACCGCGACCATGCCGAGCAGTGGGTCCTGAGACTCGGCGACGGCACCGAGGAGAGCCGCGTCCGGATGCGGAGCGGCCTGGACGCGCTGTGGCGGTTCACCGGGGAGATGTTCCAGCCGGTCGAAGGGCTCGACTCCCCGGACTCCGGTGTCGACTGGCAGGCTCTGGAGGCCGGTTGGCTCGCCGCCGTCACCGATGTCGTCGAGCGGGCCGGTCTGGACCTTCCGGCGGGCCGGCGGTCCGGGGGCTGGGCGGCCGGAGCGGGCCGGCAGGGCCTGCACACCGAGCCGTTCGGCCGCATGATCGCCGAGATGCAGCATCTGCACCGCAGCCATCCGGGGGCGTCATGGTGA
- a CDS encoding Lrp/AsnC family transcriptional regulator: MAAEQMADRGEEPRRTAPAVVPQAASAAVPTTAPAGPAGEPPVPPARPLDAIDRDILRILQTDGRASIRSVAERVHVSRANAYARINRLVEDGVIRGFGARVDHERAGQGASAYITLKIVQNSWRTVREQLQALPGATHIALVSGDFDVLLLVHTPDNRALRELVLTRIQSIPEVLSTRTLLVFEETDLGPRPDRPAELA; the protein is encoded by the coding sequence ATGGCAGCTGAACAAATGGCCGACAGGGGCGAGGAGCCGCGCCGGACCGCGCCCGCCGTCGTACCGCAGGCCGCATCCGCGGCCGTCCCGACGACCGCACCTGCCGGCCCGGCGGGGGAGCCCCCGGTTCCGCCCGCGCGGCCGCTGGACGCCATCGACCGCGACATCCTGCGCATCCTCCAGACGGACGGGCGCGCGTCGATACGTTCCGTGGCCGAGCGGGTCCACGTCTCGCGCGCCAACGCCTACGCCCGGATCAACCGGCTCGTCGAGGACGGCGTGATCCGCGGTTTCGGCGCGCGGGTCGACCACGAGCGGGCGGGCCAGGGGGCGTCCGCGTACATCACGCTCAAGATCGTGCAGAACTCCTGGCGCACCGTGCGCGAGCAGCTTCAGGCGCTGCCGGGGGCCACGCACATCGCCCTGGTCAGCGGCGACTTCGACGTACTGCTCCTGGTGCACACGCCGGACAACCGGGCGCTGCGGGAGCTGGTCCTCACCCGGATCCAGTCCATACCCGAGGTGCTCTCGACGCGCACCCTGCTGGTGTTCGAGGAGACGGACCTCGGTCCGCGCCCGGACCGGCCGGCCGAGCTCGCCTGA
- the paaA gene encoding 1,2-phenylacetyl-CoA epoxidase subunit PaaA, translating to MAAVTADQRTQKTIGAEDAVDADRIAAFDAAVAADERIEPRDWMPDAYRATLVRQMAQHAHSEIIGMQPEANWITRAPSLRRKAILMAKVQDEAGHGLYLYSAAETLGTGREELLDKLHAGRQRYSSIFNYPTLTWADVGAIGWLVDGAAITNQVPLCRCSYGPYARAMVRICKEESFHQRQGYELLLALSRGTEAQHAMAQDAVNRWWWPSLMMFGPPDDASSHSEQSMAWKIKRHSNDELRRRFVDICVPQAEALGLELPDPDIRWNDELGRHEFGAIDWAEFHAVLKGNGPCNEQRITQRRRAHEEGAWVRDAAAAYAAKHAPARSSPRTPAQHSAPAHHMEETA from the coding sequence ATGGCGGCAGTGACTGCGGACCAGAGGACGCAGAAGACGATCGGCGCGGAGGATGCGGTGGACGCGGACCGCATCGCGGCTTTCGACGCGGCCGTGGCAGCGGACGAGCGGATCGAGCCGCGCGACTGGATGCCCGACGCCTACCGGGCGACGCTGGTGCGCCAGATGGCCCAGCACGCCCACTCGGAGATCATCGGCATGCAGCCCGAGGCCAACTGGATCACCCGGGCGCCCTCGCTGCGCCGCAAGGCGATCCTCATGGCCAAAGTGCAGGACGAGGCGGGCCACGGCCTGTATCTCTACAGCGCCGCCGAGACCCTGGGCACCGGCCGCGAGGAGCTGCTCGACAAGCTCCACGCGGGCCGACAGCGCTATTCGTCGATCTTCAACTACCCCACGCTGACCTGGGCCGACGTCGGGGCCATCGGCTGGCTGGTGGACGGGGCGGCGATCACCAACCAGGTGCCGCTCTGCCGCTGCTCCTACGGCCCCTACGCCCGCGCGATGGTCCGCATCTGCAAGGAGGAGTCCTTCCACCAGCGCCAGGGGTACGAGCTGCTCCTCGCCCTCAGCCGCGGCACCGAGGCCCAGCACGCCATGGCCCAGGACGCGGTGAATCGCTGGTGGTGGCCCTCCTTGATGATGTTCGGCCCGCCCGACGACGCCTCGTCGCACTCCGAGCAGTCCATGGCCTGGAAGATCAAGCGGCACTCCAACGACGAGCTGCGCCGGCGCTTCGTGGACATCTGCGTTCCCCAGGCCGAAGCGCTGGGCCTGGAGCTCCCCGACCCCGACATCCGGTGGAACGACGAGCTCGGCCGGCACGAGTTCGGCGCGATCGACTGGGCCGAGTTCCACGCGGTCCTCAAGGGCAACGGCCCCTGCAACGAACAGCGGATCACCCAGCGGCGCAGGGCCCACGAGGAGGGCGCCTGGGTCCGGGACGCGGCAGCGGCGTACGCCGCCAAGCACGCCCCGGCGCGGTCATCGCCCCGGACACCGGCACAGCACAGCGCGCCCGCGCACCACATGGAGGAGACGGCATGA
- a CDS encoding TetR/AcrR family transcriptional regulator, which produces MTTAKRDTYTPETLLTVAVRVFNERGYDGTSMEHLSRAAGISKSSIYHHVAGKEELLRRAVSRALDGLFDILDEPGAQRGRAVERVEYVTRRTVDLLMAEVPYVTLLLRVRGNTKTERWALERRREFDQRVSELLQAAVAEGDLRADVDIRLATRLLFGMVNSLVEWYRPQPGGFPGEEQLADTIVQLAFEGLRANGS; this is translated from the coding sequence ATGACCACGGCCAAGCGGGACACGTACACACCGGAGACCCTGCTCACCGTCGCCGTCCGTGTCTTCAACGAGCGCGGCTACGACGGCACCTCCATGGAGCACCTCTCCCGGGCGGCGGGCATCTCGAAATCCTCCATCTACCACCATGTGGCGGGCAAGGAGGAGCTGCTGCGCCGGGCCGTGAGCCGGGCGCTCGACGGGCTCTTCGACATCCTCGACGAGCCGGGGGCGCAGCGCGGGCGCGCGGTCGAGCGGGTCGAGTACGTCACGCGCCGGACGGTCGACCTGCTGATGGCCGAGGTCCCCTACGTCACCCTGCTGCTGCGCGTGCGCGGCAACACGAAGACGGAGCGCTGGGCGCTGGAGCGGCGTCGCGAGTTCGACCAGCGGGTGTCGGAGCTGCTCCAGGCGGCGGTCGCCGAGGGCGACCTCCGGGCGGACGTGGACATACGGCTGGCGACCCGGCTGCTGTTCGGCATGGTCAACTCGCTGGTCGAGTGGTACCGGCCGCAGCCGGGCGGTTTCCCGGGGGAGGAGCAGCTCGCGGACACCATCGTCCAGCTGGCCTTCGAGGGGCTGCGGGCGAACGGCAGCTGA
- a CDS encoding DUF5819 family protein, giving the protein MDSDHDRSSAGGGKDVWPQALNRPAEAQDALEAIPPSPPPTPPSPSAPVPGPVPVPVQGPSATGRGIAGLSAPYQVVAALALSLIGLLACTQVAMVFLHVAPSNTLSKQHGKTIDQWIYPEFEQNWKLFAPNPLQQNVAVHVRAEVVGADGRRTTRWMNLTYEDGEQIRGNFFPSHVDQNELRRGWDFYVNSHDGENRPNGLRGDLSERYVRRITMLRLSERDYGGAIERIQLRSATSSIAPPPWSNEKISTRPVYRVLPWWTVTPDDLPERAADQDRDEARGVEENQ; this is encoded by the coding sequence ATGGATTCGGACCACGACAGGAGCTCTGCGGGCGGGGGGAAGGACGTCTGGCCGCAGGCGTTGAACCGGCCGGCGGAAGCGCAGGACGCCCTCGAAGCCATACCGCCGTCGCCCCCGCCGACCCCACCTTCGCCTTCGGCGCCGGTCCCGGGTCCTGTGCCCGTACCTGTGCAGGGTCCTTCGGCCACCGGCCGGGGCATAGCCGGGCTCTCCGCTCCCTACCAGGTGGTCGCCGCTCTGGCGCTGTCCCTGATCGGGCTGCTCGCCTGCACGCAGGTGGCCATGGTGTTCCTGCACGTCGCCCCGTCCAACACGCTGTCCAAGCAGCACGGGAAGACGATCGACCAATGGATCTACCCGGAGTTCGAGCAGAACTGGAAGCTTTTCGCTCCCAACCCGCTCCAGCAGAACGTCGCCGTCCACGTGCGGGCCGAAGTGGTGGGGGCCGACGGCCGCCGTACGACCAGGTGGATGAACCTGACGTACGAGGACGGCGAGCAGATACGGGGCAACTTCTTCCCCAGCCACGTGGACCAGAACGAGCTCCGCCGGGGCTGGGACTTCTACGTCAATTCCCATGACGGCGAGAACCGCCCCAACGGTCTGCGCGGGGACCTCTCCGAGCGCTACGTGCGGCGCATCACGATGCTGCGGCTGAGCGAGCGCGACTACGGCGGCGCGATCGAGCGCATCCAGCTCCGCTCCGCCACCAGCTCCATCGCCCCGCCCCCGTGGAGCAACGAGAAGATCAGCACCCGGCCGGTCTACCGCGTACTCCCCTGGTGGACCGTGACGCCGGACGATCTTCCCGAGCGTGCCGCGGACCAGGACCGGGACGAGGCGCGCGGTGTGGAGGAGAACCAGTGA